One Azospirillum sp. B510 genomic window carries:
- a CDS encoding branched-chain amino acid ABC transporter permease — protein sequence MLRILPLLCLVLLMLTGCGVDADQDMLCRKLIPAFESGPVTDLSTRTYGEDRHVLRVDYRSANQGHWVACRFAGTGMEEGRRILVAAATDRGGWLTDVRFAMLMQWLRIKPPRDAAGGVVEAKRAPPTRWTPVLFLAQQIINAATVACVYGLLALGYTLVYAILGQINLAMGELTMIGAMVTAIAGAGLGMAGWATWPPALLGVLVLVIGFTAVQGWTMDRLVFRRLRGVRGHTPLIVAVGLSIAYQEGVRLLHGARDWWPAPVLTQRFDLASDGAFTVTALTAQLAILALTGGLYAALWGIMRHTAFGRAHRACTDDIAAAELVGVDVNRTVAATFAIGGGLAAAAGAVIALYYGGVNFFTGYLIGFKALAAAVVGGIGSVPGAMLGGALLGLVETFWSAYFALAYKDIVAFGLLTLFLIFRPQGLLGQARGRGD from the coding sequence GTGCTCCGCATCCTGCCGCTGCTGTGCCTCGTCCTGCTGATGCTCACCGGGTGCGGCGTCGACGCCGACCAGGACATGCTGTGCCGGAAGCTGATCCCGGCCTTCGAGTCCGGCCCGGTCACCGACCTCTCCACCCGGACCTACGGCGAAGACAGGCATGTGCTGCGCGTCGATTACCGCAGCGCCAATCAGGGCCACTGGGTCGCCTGCCGCTTCGCCGGCACCGGCATGGAGGAGGGACGGCGGATCCTCGTCGCGGCGGCGACCGACCGCGGCGGCTGGCTGACGGACGTCCGCTTCGCCATGCTGATGCAATGGCTGCGCATCAAGCCGCCGCGGGATGCCGCCGGCGGCGTGGTCGAGGCCAAGCGGGCGCCGCCGACACGCTGGACCCCCGTTCTGTTCCTGGCCCAGCAGATCATCAACGCCGCCACCGTCGCCTGTGTCTATGGGCTGCTGGCGCTTGGCTATACCCTGGTCTACGCCATCCTCGGCCAGATCAATCTGGCGATGGGGGAACTGACGATGATCGGTGCCATGGTGACGGCGATCGCGGGGGCCGGGCTGGGGATGGCGGGTTGGGCGACATGGCCGCCGGCCCTGCTCGGCGTGCTGGTGCTGGTGATCGGTTTCACCGCGGTGCAGGGCTGGACCATGGACCGGCTGGTGTTCCGCCGCCTGCGCGGGGTGCGCGGCCACACGCCGCTGATCGTCGCTGTCGGGCTGTCGATCGCCTATCAGGAAGGGGTGCGGCTGCTGCATGGCGCCCGCGACTGGTGGCCGGCACCGGTGCTGACCCAGCGTTTCGACCTGGCCAGCGACGGCGCCTTCACCGTCACCGCGCTGACGGCGCAGCTGGCGATCCTGGCGCTGACCGGCGGGCTCTATGCGGCCTTGTGGGGGATCATGCGGCACACCGCCTTCGGCCGGGCGCACCGCGCCTGCACCGACGACATCGCGGCGGCGGAACTGGTGGGGGTGGACGTCAACCGCACGGTGGCGGCGACCTTCGCCATCGGCGGCGGGCTGGCCGCGGCGGCGGGGGCGGTGATCGCGCTCTATTACGGCGGGGTGAACTTTTTCACCGGCTACTTGATCGGCTTCAAGGCGCTGGCCGCGGCGGTGGTCGGCGGCATCGGCTCGGTGCCGGGGGCAATGCTGGGCGGCGCCCTGCTGGGGCTGGTCGAAACGTTTTGGTCGGCCTATTTCGCCCTCGCCTACAAGGACATCGTGGCATTCGGGCTGCTGACGCTGTTCCTGATCTTCCGGCCGCAAGGGTTGCTGGGGCAGGCGCGCGGCCGGGGTGATTGA
- a CDS encoding ISAs1-like element ISAzs12 family transposase produces the protein MEGFKACFGALDDPRRGNARQHDLHEMLMIALCTFLCGGRTCIDMAEFADERQEFLGEFLTLKGGPPSHDTFSRLFRLLDPKQFQACFRTFMDRFAETCQGVIAIDGKALRRSFDTASAKSPLHMVSAWGCEQRLVLAQIATDAKSNEITAVPTLLEMLALKGTIVTVDALNCQRDIAQKIIDRKGDYALALKGNQGTLHADVSLFLDDPETTTTTSHTTVDGDHGRIETRTSVVSTDITWLQAIHQWPGLAAIGKVVRTRETPAKTTTETAYYLFSTPLSAERCGEVVRAHWGVENSLHWRLDVTMNEDQARNRKDNGPENLAVLRHLAINLVSKDASKGSTRVKLLRAAWNSAFLRKLLAQI, from the coding sequence ATGGAAGGGTTCAAAGCGTGCTTTGGAGCGCTGGACGATCCACGACGGGGCAATGCTCGTCAACACGACCTTCATGAAATGCTGATGATCGCTCTCTGCACGTTCCTGTGCGGTGGGCGAACCTGCATCGACATGGCGGAGTTCGCTGACGAACGTCAGGAGTTTCTGGGCGAATTCCTCACCTTAAAGGGCGGTCCGCCATCGCACGATACCTTCAGCCGGCTGTTTCGTCTCCTTGATCCCAAGCAGTTTCAGGCCTGTTTCCGCACCTTCATGGACCGCTTTGCCGAGACCTGCCAGGGCGTCATCGCCATCGACGGCAAGGCGCTGCGGCGCTCCTTCGATACGGCGAGTGCTAAGTCGCCCCTGCACATGGTCAGCGCCTGGGGGTGCGAGCAGCGTCTGGTGCTCGCTCAGATCGCCACCGACGCCAAGTCCAACGAAATCACCGCCGTGCCCACGTTGTTGGAGATGCTGGCGCTCAAAGGGACCATCGTGACCGTCGACGCGCTCAACTGCCAGCGCGACATCGCCCAGAAAATCATCGATCGGAAGGGCGACTACGCCTTGGCGCTCAAAGGCAATCAGGGCACGCTCCATGCTGACGTGAGCCTGTTTCTCGACGATCCCGAGACCACGACCACCACCAGCCACACCACCGTTGATGGCGATCATGGCCGCATTGAGACCCGTACCAGCGTCGTCTCCACCGACATTACCTGGCTCCAGGCCATTCACCAATGGCCTGGGCTGGCGGCCATCGGCAAGGTGGTCCGTACCCGCGAAACCCCGGCCAAGACGACGACGGAGACCGCCTACTACCTGTTCAGCACGCCGCTCTCCGCCGAACGCTGCGGTGAGGTCGTCCGCGCCCATTGGGGCGTGGAGAACAGCCTGCATTGGCGCCTCGACGTCACCATGAACGAGGATCAAGCCCGTAACCGCAAGGACAACGGCCCCGAAAACCTCGCCGTCCTCCGGCACCTCGCCATCAACCTCGTCTCAAAGGATGCTTCCAAGGGGTCTACCCGCGTCAAGCTGCTGCGAGCCGCCTGGAATTCCGCCTTCCTCCGAAAACTGCTCGCCCAAATCTGA